The Monomorium pharaonis isolate MP-MQ-018 chromosome 5, ASM1337386v2, whole genome shotgun sequence genome includes a window with the following:
- the LOC105831004 gene encoding mothers against decapentaplegic homolog 4 isoform X4 produces the protein MVGLAGGGSHLYPSPPMQPNPELREMTGIAPSAPTSADACLSIVHSLMCHRQGGESEGFSKRAIESLVKKLKEKRDELDSLITAITTNGAHPSKCVTIQRTLDGRLQVAGRKGFPHVIYARIWRWPDLHKNELKHVKYCQFAFDLKCDSVCVNPYHYERVVSPGIDPFFTDLSGLTLQSGVGVGPGGRLVKDEYTVGGGGTAAAAAAAAVSSAMDVDGEMNQTIQHHPPAQSTASNNAQQAQQGFIPGLPPPNPTVVHPMSHTVGSQQQSLNAASSGTSGAQILSPAQGQSTADTFYSTTTPPQDINQPPTVDALAASLGEGQNSPVSPVHLHHPNGFPVGTAPYNSGAPQWTGANTLTYTQSMQPPDPRHLQTTSYWGGHGNDVSGNIGGLLSTQPAPEYWCSVGYFELDIQVGETFKVSSGCPTVTVDGYVDPSGGNRFCLGALSNVHRTEQSERARLHIGKGVVLDLRGEGDVWLRCQSEHSVFVQSYYLDREAGRAPGDAVHKIYPSAYIKVFDLRQCHKQMRGQAATAQAAAAAQAAAVAGHLTHGAPITKSLSAAAGIGVDDLRRLCILRLSFVKGWGPDYPRQSIKETPCWIEVHLHRALQLLDEVLHTMPIDGPRAIE, from the exons ATGGTTGGATTGGCGGGCGGGGGAAGTCACTTGTATCCCTCGCCCCCCATGCAACCGAATCCAGAGT TGAGAGAAATGACCGGAATAGCACCTAGTGCACCAACCAGCGCCGATGCCTGCTTAAGCATTGTGCACTCATTGATGTGTCATCGTCAAGGTGGTGAGAGTGAAGGTTTCAGCAAACGAGCAATCGAATCGCttgtaaagaaattgaaa GAGAAGCGTGATGAATTGGACAGTTTGATTACCGCGATAACCACCAATGGTGCACATCCAAGCAAATGTGTCACTATCCAAAGAACTTTGGATGGTAGATTACAAGTGGCAGGTCGTAAAGGATTCCCTCACGTGATCTATGCACGCATCTGGAGATGGCCGGACTTGCACAAAAACGAGCTAAAACATGTGAAATACTGCCAGTTTGCTTTCGATTTGAAATGCGATTCTGTATGCGTGAATCCCTATCACTACGAGCGAGTGGTATCTCCGGGCATAG ACCCGTTCTTTACAGACCTATCTGGCCTGACTCTACAATCTGGCGTGGGTGTGGGACCTGGCGGAAGATTGGTTAAGGACGAGTACActgtcggcggcggcggcaccGCTGCCGCGGCAGCTGCCGCCGCGGTCAGTTCTGCAATGGATGTGGATGGCGAGATGAATCAGACGATTCAACATCATCCGCCGGCCCAGTCAACCGCCTCAAACAATGCACAACAGGCTCAGCAGGGTTTTATACCCGGTTTGCCACCGCCCAATCCGA CAGTAGTACATCCTATGAGTCACACTGTAGGTAGCCAACAACAGTCATTGAATGCTGCGTCGAGCGGAACGTCTGGCGCACAGATTTTGAGTCCCGCGCAAGGACAATCAACCGCCGACACATTCTACAGCACTACTACACCCCCACAGGATATCAATCAACCCCCGACAGTCGACGCGTTAGCGGCTTCTCTAG GTGAAGGGCAGAACTCTCCCGTGTCACCTGTGCACCTTCACCATCCAAATGGCTTTCCTGTGGGCACAGCACCGTACAATTCCGGAGCGCCGCAATGGACTGGTGCCAATACTCTCACGTATACTCAAAGTATGCAACCACCAGATCCTCGCCATCTTCAGACAACATCATACT GGGGTGGTCATGGAAATGACGTTAGTGGAAATATTGGAGGATTGCTCTCTACGCAACCAGCACCAGAATATTGGTGTTCCGTCGGTTATTTTGAATTGGACATCCAAGTCGGTGAAACGTTCAAAGTCAGCAGCGGTTGTCCCACAGTCACCGTGGACGGCTACGTGGATCCGAGCGGCGGAAACAGATTCTGTTTAGGTGCCTTGAGCAATGTGCATAGAACGGAACAGAGCGAACGAGCGCGTCTTCATATag gGAAGGGCGTTGTATTGGATTTGAGGGGCGAAGGGGACGTTTGGTTGAGATGCCAGAGCGAGCACAGCGTCTTTGTACAGTCTTACTATCTAGATAGAGAGGCGGGTCGGGCACCTGGTGATGCGGTACACAAAATCTATCCCTCGGCATACATTAAAGTTTTTGATCTAAGGCAATGTCACAAACAGATGCGAGGCCAAGCCGCCACCGCTCAAGCTGCCGCAGCAGCGCAAGCTGCAGCTGTCGCAGGTCATCTCACGCACGGAGCGCCTATAACCAAAA GTCTTAGTGCGGCTGCGGGGATTGGAGTCGACGATTTACGACGACTTTGTATCCTACGTTTGAGTTTTGTTAAAGGGTGGGGTCCAGATTATCCGCGACAAAGCATAAAAGAAACACCATGCTGGATTGAG gTGCATCTACACAGAGCGCTTCAATTGCTGGATGAAGTGTTGCACACAATGCCCATCGATGGACCGCGAGCAATCGAATAA
- the LOC105831004 gene encoding mothers against decapentaplegic homolog 4 isoform X5, protein MVGLAGGGSHLYPSPPMQPNPELREMTGIAPSAPTSADACLSIVHSLMCHRQGGESEGFSKRAIESLVKKLKEKRDELDSLITAITTNGAHPSKCVTIQRTLDGRLQVAGRKGFPHVIYARIWRWPDLHKNELKHVKYCQFAFDLKCDSVCVNPYHYERVVSPGIDPFFTDLSGLTLQSGVGVGPGGRLVKDEYTVGGGGTAAAAAAAAVSSAMDVDGEMNQTIQHHPPAQSTASNNAQQAQQGFIPGLPPPNPSSQQQSLNAASSGTSGAQILSPAQGQSTADTFYSTTTPPQDINQPPTVDALAASLGEGQNSPVSPVHLHHPNGFPVGTAPYNSGAPQWTGANTLTYTQSMQPPDPRHLQTTSYWGGHGNDVSGNIGGLLSTQPAPEYWCSVGYFELDIQVGETFKVSSGCPTVTVDGYVDPSGGNRFCLGALSNVHRTEQSERARLHIGKGVVLDLRGEGDVWLRCQSEHSVFVQSYYLDREAGRAPGDAVHKIYPSAYIKVFDLRQCHKQMRGQAATAQAAAAAQAAAVAGHLTHGAPITKSLSAAAGIGVDDLRRLCILRLSFVKGWGPDYPRQSIKETPCWIEVHLHRALQLLDEVLHTMPIDGPRAIE, encoded by the exons ATGGTTGGATTGGCGGGCGGGGGAAGTCACTTGTATCCCTCGCCCCCCATGCAACCGAATCCAGAGT TGAGAGAAATGACCGGAATAGCACCTAGTGCACCAACCAGCGCCGATGCCTGCTTAAGCATTGTGCACTCATTGATGTGTCATCGTCAAGGTGGTGAGAGTGAAGGTTTCAGCAAACGAGCAATCGAATCGCttgtaaagaaattgaaa GAGAAGCGTGATGAATTGGACAGTTTGATTACCGCGATAACCACCAATGGTGCACATCCAAGCAAATGTGTCACTATCCAAAGAACTTTGGATGGTAGATTACAAGTGGCAGGTCGTAAAGGATTCCCTCACGTGATCTATGCACGCATCTGGAGATGGCCGGACTTGCACAAAAACGAGCTAAAACATGTGAAATACTGCCAGTTTGCTTTCGATTTGAAATGCGATTCTGTATGCGTGAATCCCTATCACTACGAGCGAGTGGTATCTCCGGGCATAG ACCCGTTCTTTACAGACCTATCTGGCCTGACTCTACAATCTGGCGTGGGTGTGGGACCTGGCGGAAGATTGGTTAAGGACGAGTACActgtcggcggcggcggcaccGCTGCCGCGGCAGCTGCCGCCGCGGTCAGTTCTGCAATGGATGTGGATGGCGAGATGAATCAGACGATTCAACATCATCCGCCGGCCCAGTCAACCGCCTCAAACAATGCACAACAGGCTCAGCAGGGTTTTATACCCGGTTTGCCACCGCCCAATCCGA GTAGCCAACAACAGTCATTGAATGCTGCGTCGAGCGGAACGTCTGGCGCACAGATTTTGAGTCCCGCGCAAGGACAATCAACCGCCGACACATTCTACAGCACTACTACACCCCCACAGGATATCAATCAACCCCCGACAGTCGACGCGTTAGCGGCTTCTCTAG GTGAAGGGCAGAACTCTCCCGTGTCACCTGTGCACCTTCACCATCCAAATGGCTTTCCTGTGGGCACAGCACCGTACAATTCCGGAGCGCCGCAATGGACTGGTGCCAATACTCTCACGTATACTCAAAGTATGCAACCACCAGATCCTCGCCATCTTCAGACAACATCATACT GGGGTGGTCATGGAAATGACGTTAGTGGAAATATTGGAGGATTGCTCTCTACGCAACCAGCACCAGAATATTGGTGTTCCGTCGGTTATTTTGAATTGGACATCCAAGTCGGTGAAACGTTCAAAGTCAGCAGCGGTTGTCCCACAGTCACCGTGGACGGCTACGTGGATCCGAGCGGCGGAAACAGATTCTGTTTAGGTGCCTTGAGCAATGTGCATAGAACGGAACAGAGCGAACGAGCGCGTCTTCATATag gGAAGGGCGTTGTATTGGATTTGAGGGGCGAAGGGGACGTTTGGTTGAGATGCCAGAGCGAGCACAGCGTCTTTGTACAGTCTTACTATCTAGATAGAGAGGCGGGTCGGGCACCTGGTGATGCGGTACACAAAATCTATCCCTCGGCATACATTAAAGTTTTTGATCTAAGGCAATGTCACAAACAGATGCGAGGCCAAGCCGCCACCGCTCAAGCTGCCGCAGCAGCGCAAGCTGCAGCTGTCGCAGGTCATCTCACGCACGGAGCGCCTATAACCAAAA GTCTTAGTGCGGCTGCGGGGATTGGAGTCGACGATTTACGACGACTTTGTATCCTACGTTTGAGTTTTGTTAAAGGGTGGGGTCCAGATTATCCGCGACAAAGCATAAAAGAAACACCATGCTGGATTGAG gTGCATCTACACAGAGCGCTTCAATTGCTGGATGAAGTGTTGCACACAATGCCCATCGATGGACCGCGAGCAATCGAATAA
- the LOC105831004 gene encoding mothers against decapentaplegic homolog 4 isoform X3, producing MVGLAGGGSHLYPSPPMQPNPELREMTGIAPSAPTSADACLSIVHSLMCHRQGGESEGFSKRAIESLVKKLKEKRDELDSLITAITTNGAHPSKCVTIQRTLDGRLQVAGRKGFPHVIYARIWRWPDLHKNELKHVKYCQFAFDLKCDSVCVNPYHYERVVSPGIDPFFTDLSGLTLQSGVGVGPGGRLVKDEYTVGGGGTAAAAAAAAVSSAMDVDGEMNQTIQHHPPAQSTASNNAQQAQQGFIPGLPPPNPTSTEGMFSAGGGGNNGNPHAKLDDNNCPRQTWIPTSHHSAGRNMHHRSQQQSLNAASSGTSGAQILSPAQGQSTADTFYSTTTPPQDINQPPTVDALAASLGEGQNSPVSPVHLHHPNGFPVGTAPYNSGAPQWTGANTLTYTQSMQPPDPRHLQTTSYWGGHGNDVSGNIGGLLSTQPAPEYWCSVGYFELDIQVGETFKVSSGCPTVTVDGYVDPSGGNRFCLGALSNVHRTEQSERARLHIGKGVVLDLRGEGDVWLRCQSEHSVFVQSYYLDREAGRAPGDAVHKIYPSAYIKVFDLRQCHKQMRGQAATAQAAAAAQAAAVAGHLTHGAPITKSLSAAAGIGVDDLRRLCILRLSFVKGWGPDYPRQSIKETPCWIEVHLHRALQLLDEVLHTMPIDGPRAIE from the exons ATGGTTGGATTGGCGGGCGGGGGAAGTCACTTGTATCCCTCGCCCCCCATGCAACCGAATCCAGAGT TGAGAGAAATGACCGGAATAGCACCTAGTGCACCAACCAGCGCCGATGCCTGCTTAAGCATTGTGCACTCATTGATGTGTCATCGTCAAGGTGGTGAGAGTGAAGGTTTCAGCAAACGAGCAATCGAATCGCttgtaaagaaattgaaa GAGAAGCGTGATGAATTGGACAGTTTGATTACCGCGATAACCACCAATGGTGCACATCCAAGCAAATGTGTCACTATCCAAAGAACTTTGGATGGTAGATTACAAGTGGCAGGTCGTAAAGGATTCCCTCACGTGATCTATGCACGCATCTGGAGATGGCCGGACTTGCACAAAAACGAGCTAAAACATGTGAAATACTGCCAGTTTGCTTTCGATTTGAAATGCGATTCTGTATGCGTGAATCCCTATCACTACGAGCGAGTGGTATCTCCGGGCATAG ACCCGTTCTTTACAGACCTATCTGGCCTGACTCTACAATCTGGCGTGGGTGTGGGACCTGGCGGAAGATTGGTTAAGGACGAGTACActgtcggcggcggcggcaccGCTGCCGCGGCAGCTGCCGCCGCGGTCAGTTCTGCAATGGATGTGGATGGCGAGATGAATCAGACGATTCAACATCATCCGCCGGCCCAGTCAACCGCCTCAAACAATGCACAACAGGCTCAGCAGGGTTTTATACCCGGTTTGCCACCGCCCAATCCGA CCAGTACTGAGGGTATGTTTAGCGCCGGTGGGGGCGGCAATAATGGTAATCCCCATGCTAAACTGGACGACAATAATTGCCCCAGGCAAACCTGGATTCCCACGTCTCATCACTCGGCAGGCCGTAATATGCATCATC GTAGCCAACAACAGTCATTGAATGCTGCGTCGAGCGGAACGTCTGGCGCACAGATTTTGAGTCCCGCGCAAGGACAATCAACCGCCGACACATTCTACAGCACTACTACACCCCCACAGGATATCAATCAACCCCCGACAGTCGACGCGTTAGCGGCTTCTCTAG GTGAAGGGCAGAACTCTCCCGTGTCACCTGTGCACCTTCACCATCCAAATGGCTTTCCTGTGGGCACAGCACCGTACAATTCCGGAGCGCCGCAATGGACTGGTGCCAATACTCTCACGTATACTCAAAGTATGCAACCACCAGATCCTCGCCATCTTCAGACAACATCATACT GGGGTGGTCATGGAAATGACGTTAGTGGAAATATTGGAGGATTGCTCTCTACGCAACCAGCACCAGAATATTGGTGTTCCGTCGGTTATTTTGAATTGGACATCCAAGTCGGTGAAACGTTCAAAGTCAGCAGCGGTTGTCCCACAGTCACCGTGGACGGCTACGTGGATCCGAGCGGCGGAAACAGATTCTGTTTAGGTGCCTTGAGCAATGTGCATAGAACGGAACAGAGCGAACGAGCGCGTCTTCATATag gGAAGGGCGTTGTATTGGATTTGAGGGGCGAAGGGGACGTTTGGTTGAGATGCCAGAGCGAGCACAGCGTCTTTGTACAGTCTTACTATCTAGATAGAGAGGCGGGTCGGGCACCTGGTGATGCGGTACACAAAATCTATCCCTCGGCATACATTAAAGTTTTTGATCTAAGGCAATGTCACAAACAGATGCGAGGCCAAGCCGCCACCGCTCAAGCTGCCGCAGCAGCGCAAGCTGCAGCTGTCGCAGGTCATCTCACGCACGGAGCGCCTATAACCAAAA GTCTTAGTGCGGCTGCGGGGATTGGAGTCGACGATTTACGACGACTTTGTATCCTACGTTTGAGTTTTGTTAAAGGGTGGGGTCCAGATTATCCGCGACAAAGCATAAAAGAAACACCATGCTGGATTGAG gTGCATCTACACAGAGCGCTTCAATTGCTGGATGAAGTGTTGCACACAATGCCCATCGATGGACCGCGAGCAATCGAATAA
- the LOC105831004 gene encoding mothers against decapentaplegic homolog 4 isoform X1 codes for MVGLAGGGSHLYPSPPMQPNPELREMTGIAPSAPTSADACLSIVHSLMCHRQGGESEGFSKRAIESLVKKLKEKRDELDSLITAITTNGAHPSKCVTIQRTLDGRLQVAGRKGFPHVIYARIWRWPDLHKNELKHVKYCQFAFDLKCDSVCVNPYHYERVVSPGIDPFFTDLSGLTLQSGVGVGPGGRLVKDEYTVGGGGTAAAAAAAAVSSAMDVDGEMNQTIQHHPPAQSTASNNAQQAQQGFIPGLPPPNPTSTEGMFSAGGGGNNGNPHAKLDDNNCPRQTWIPTSHHSAGRNMHHPVVHPMSHTVGSQQQSLNAASSGTSGAQILSPAQGQSTADTFYSTTTPPQDINQPPTVDALAASLGEGQNSPVSPVHLHHPNGFPVGTAPYNSGAPQWTGANTLTYTQSMQPPDPRHLQTTSYWGGHGNDVSGNIGGLLSTQPAPEYWCSVGYFELDIQVGETFKVSSGCPTVTVDGYVDPSGGNRFCLGALSNVHRTEQSERARLHIGKGVVLDLRGEGDVWLRCQSEHSVFVQSYYLDREAGRAPGDAVHKIYPSAYIKVFDLRQCHKQMRGQAATAQAAAAAQAAAVAGHLTHGAPITKSLSAAAGIGVDDLRRLCILRLSFVKGWGPDYPRQSIKETPCWIEVHLHRALQLLDEVLHTMPIDGPRAIE; via the exons ATGGTTGGATTGGCGGGCGGGGGAAGTCACTTGTATCCCTCGCCCCCCATGCAACCGAATCCAGAGT TGAGAGAAATGACCGGAATAGCACCTAGTGCACCAACCAGCGCCGATGCCTGCTTAAGCATTGTGCACTCATTGATGTGTCATCGTCAAGGTGGTGAGAGTGAAGGTTTCAGCAAACGAGCAATCGAATCGCttgtaaagaaattgaaa GAGAAGCGTGATGAATTGGACAGTTTGATTACCGCGATAACCACCAATGGTGCACATCCAAGCAAATGTGTCACTATCCAAAGAACTTTGGATGGTAGATTACAAGTGGCAGGTCGTAAAGGATTCCCTCACGTGATCTATGCACGCATCTGGAGATGGCCGGACTTGCACAAAAACGAGCTAAAACATGTGAAATACTGCCAGTTTGCTTTCGATTTGAAATGCGATTCTGTATGCGTGAATCCCTATCACTACGAGCGAGTGGTATCTCCGGGCATAG ACCCGTTCTTTACAGACCTATCTGGCCTGACTCTACAATCTGGCGTGGGTGTGGGACCTGGCGGAAGATTGGTTAAGGACGAGTACActgtcggcggcggcggcaccGCTGCCGCGGCAGCTGCCGCCGCGGTCAGTTCTGCAATGGATGTGGATGGCGAGATGAATCAGACGATTCAACATCATCCGCCGGCCCAGTCAACCGCCTCAAACAATGCACAACAGGCTCAGCAGGGTTTTATACCCGGTTTGCCACCGCCCAATCCGA CCAGTACTGAGGGTATGTTTAGCGCCGGTGGGGGCGGCAATAATGGTAATCCCCATGCTAAACTGGACGACAATAATTGCCCCAGGCAAACCTGGATTCCCACGTCTCATCACTCGGCAGGCCGTAATATGCATCATC CAGTAGTACATCCTATGAGTCACACTGTAGGTAGCCAACAACAGTCATTGAATGCTGCGTCGAGCGGAACGTCTGGCGCACAGATTTTGAGTCCCGCGCAAGGACAATCAACCGCCGACACATTCTACAGCACTACTACACCCCCACAGGATATCAATCAACCCCCGACAGTCGACGCGTTAGCGGCTTCTCTAG GTGAAGGGCAGAACTCTCCCGTGTCACCTGTGCACCTTCACCATCCAAATGGCTTTCCTGTGGGCACAGCACCGTACAATTCCGGAGCGCCGCAATGGACTGGTGCCAATACTCTCACGTATACTCAAAGTATGCAACCACCAGATCCTCGCCATCTTCAGACAACATCATACT GGGGTGGTCATGGAAATGACGTTAGTGGAAATATTGGAGGATTGCTCTCTACGCAACCAGCACCAGAATATTGGTGTTCCGTCGGTTATTTTGAATTGGACATCCAAGTCGGTGAAACGTTCAAAGTCAGCAGCGGTTGTCCCACAGTCACCGTGGACGGCTACGTGGATCCGAGCGGCGGAAACAGATTCTGTTTAGGTGCCTTGAGCAATGTGCATAGAACGGAACAGAGCGAACGAGCGCGTCTTCATATag gGAAGGGCGTTGTATTGGATTTGAGGGGCGAAGGGGACGTTTGGTTGAGATGCCAGAGCGAGCACAGCGTCTTTGTACAGTCTTACTATCTAGATAGAGAGGCGGGTCGGGCACCTGGTGATGCGGTACACAAAATCTATCCCTCGGCATACATTAAAGTTTTTGATCTAAGGCAATGTCACAAACAGATGCGAGGCCAAGCCGCCACCGCTCAAGCTGCCGCAGCAGCGCAAGCTGCAGCTGTCGCAGGTCATCTCACGCACGGAGCGCCTATAACCAAAA GTCTTAGTGCGGCTGCGGGGATTGGAGTCGACGATTTACGACGACTTTGTATCCTACGTTTGAGTTTTGTTAAAGGGTGGGGTCCAGATTATCCGCGACAAAGCATAAAAGAAACACCATGCTGGATTGAG gTGCATCTACACAGAGCGCTTCAATTGCTGGATGAAGTGTTGCACACAATGCCCATCGATGGACCGCGAGCAATCGAATAA
- the LOC105831004 gene encoding mothers against decapentaplegic homolog 4 isoform X2 translates to MVGLAGGGSHLYPSPPMQPNPELREMTGIAPSAPTSADACLSIVHSLMCHRQGGESEGFSKRAIESLVKKLKEKRDELDSLITAITTNGAHPSKCVTIQRTLDGRLQVAGRKGFPHVIYARIWRWPDLHKNELKHVKYCQFAFDLKCDSVCVNPYHYERVVSPGIDLSGLTLQSGVGVGPGGRLVKDEYTVGGGGTAAAAAAAAVSSAMDVDGEMNQTIQHHPPAQSTASNNAQQAQQGFIPGLPPPNPTSTEGMFSAGGGGNNGNPHAKLDDNNCPRQTWIPTSHHSAGRNMHHPVVHPMSHTVGSQQQSLNAASSGTSGAQILSPAQGQSTADTFYSTTTPPQDINQPPTVDALAASLGEGQNSPVSPVHLHHPNGFPVGTAPYNSGAPQWTGANTLTYTQSMQPPDPRHLQTTSYWGGHGNDVSGNIGGLLSTQPAPEYWCSVGYFELDIQVGETFKVSSGCPTVTVDGYVDPSGGNRFCLGALSNVHRTEQSERARLHIGKGVVLDLRGEGDVWLRCQSEHSVFVQSYYLDREAGRAPGDAVHKIYPSAYIKVFDLRQCHKQMRGQAATAQAAAAAQAAAVAGHLTHGAPITKSLSAAAGIGVDDLRRLCILRLSFVKGWGPDYPRQSIKETPCWIEVHLHRALQLLDEVLHTMPIDGPRAIE, encoded by the exons ATGGTTGGATTGGCGGGCGGGGGAAGTCACTTGTATCCCTCGCCCCCCATGCAACCGAATCCAGAGT TGAGAGAAATGACCGGAATAGCACCTAGTGCACCAACCAGCGCCGATGCCTGCTTAAGCATTGTGCACTCATTGATGTGTCATCGTCAAGGTGGTGAGAGTGAAGGTTTCAGCAAACGAGCAATCGAATCGCttgtaaagaaattgaaa GAGAAGCGTGATGAATTGGACAGTTTGATTACCGCGATAACCACCAATGGTGCACATCCAAGCAAATGTGTCACTATCCAAAGAACTTTGGATGGTAGATTACAAGTGGCAGGTCGTAAAGGATTCCCTCACGTGATCTATGCACGCATCTGGAGATGGCCGGACTTGCACAAAAACGAGCTAAAACATGTGAAATACTGCCAGTTTGCTTTCGATTTGAAATGCGATTCTGTATGCGTGAATCCCTATCACTACGAGCGAGTGGTATCTCCGGGCATAG ACCTATCTGGCCTGACTCTACAATCTGGCGTGGGTGTGGGACCTGGCGGAAGATTGGTTAAGGACGAGTACActgtcggcggcggcggcaccGCTGCCGCGGCAGCTGCCGCCGCGGTCAGTTCTGCAATGGATGTGGATGGCGAGATGAATCAGACGATTCAACATCATCCGCCGGCCCAGTCAACCGCCTCAAACAATGCACAACAGGCTCAGCAGGGTTTTATACCCGGTTTGCCACCGCCCAATCCGA CCAGTACTGAGGGTATGTTTAGCGCCGGTGGGGGCGGCAATAATGGTAATCCCCATGCTAAACTGGACGACAATAATTGCCCCAGGCAAACCTGGATTCCCACGTCTCATCACTCGGCAGGCCGTAATATGCATCATC CAGTAGTACATCCTATGAGTCACACTGTAGGTAGCCAACAACAGTCATTGAATGCTGCGTCGAGCGGAACGTCTGGCGCACAGATTTTGAGTCCCGCGCAAGGACAATCAACCGCCGACACATTCTACAGCACTACTACACCCCCACAGGATATCAATCAACCCCCGACAGTCGACGCGTTAGCGGCTTCTCTAG GTGAAGGGCAGAACTCTCCCGTGTCACCTGTGCACCTTCACCATCCAAATGGCTTTCCTGTGGGCACAGCACCGTACAATTCCGGAGCGCCGCAATGGACTGGTGCCAATACTCTCACGTATACTCAAAGTATGCAACCACCAGATCCTCGCCATCTTCAGACAACATCATACT GGGGTGGTCATGGAAATGACGTTAGTGGAAATATTGGAGGATTGCTCTCTACGCAACCAGCACCAGAATATTGGTGTTCCGTCGGTTATTTTGAATTGGACATCCAAGTCGGTGAAACGTTCAAAGTCAGCAGCGGTTGTCCCACAGTCACCGTGGACGGCTACGTGGATCCGAGCGGCGGAAACAGATTCTGTTTAGGTGCCTTGAGCAATGTGCATAGAACGGAACAGAGCGAACGAGCGCGTCTTCATATag gGAAGGGCGTTGTATTGGATTTGAGGGGCGAAGGGGACGTTTGGTTGAGATGCCAGAGCGAGCACAGCGTCTTTGTACAGTCTTACTATCTAGATAGAGAGGCGGGTCGGGCACCTGGTGATGCGGTACACAAAATCTATCCCTCGGCATACATTAAAGTTTTTGATCTAAGGCAATGTCACAAACAGATGCGAGGCCAAGCCGCCACCGCTCAAGCTGCCGCAGCAGCGCAAGCTGCAGCTGTCGCAGGTCATCTCACGCACGGAGCGCCTATAACCAAAA GTCTTAGTGCGGCTGCGGGGATTGGAGTCGACGATTTACGACGACTTTGTATCCTACGTTTGAGTTTTGTTAAAGGGTGGGGTCCAGATTATCCGCGACAAAGCATAAAAGAAACACCATGCTGGATTGAG gTGCATCTACACAGAGCGCTTCAATTGCTGGATGAAGTGTTGCACACAATGCCCATCGATGGACCGCGAGCAATCGAATAA